Below is a genomic region from Bacillus cereus group sp. RP43.
GTTCTGGTTTAGGTTGTTCCGGTTTTACTTCTTTAAATTTCACTGTTTGGCCCTTATCTTTGATGTCCACGTGAATAGCTACCAAGACATTATCTTGATACAATTCTTCAAATACTACCACTTCTTTACCTTGTAATGCAGAAGCATTAAATGTGAAATCGAGTGTGATAGAACCATTTTTCTCTTTTGCAGTAAACTTAGATTCTACTGTTACTTCTTTACCATCAACTAATAATGGCTTGTTTGTTGCTTTATCCATTAGTTTACCTTTTACAACGTACTCTTTACCAACAATCAAGTCTTTGTATTCCACTTTATCTTGGATTGTTACAGATTTAGAAGCGTCTAACTCTTTAGAACCATCCACCTTGTTTGTAGCTGTTGTTTTAATGGAAGGTTCTACAAATCGAACTGTTTGACCTTTGTCGTTAATATCAGCATGTGTTGCAATTACTTGCCCTTCATGTAATAAGTCTTCAAACACTACTACTTCTCTTCCCTGCTGTTCAGCGCCAACTAAAGTAAAGTCTAATGTTACAAAACCATTCTTTTCTTTTGCAGTAAACTTAGTCTCAGCTGTTACTTCTTTACCATCAATTAATAACGGTTTGTTAATAGCCTTGTTCATTAGTTTACCTTTTACAGTGTACTCTTTACCAACAACTAAGTTAGTATACTCTACTTTATCTTGGATAGTAATAGAATCGTTTGCATGAATCTCTTTTCCACCATCAGCTTTGTTTGTAGCTGTTGTTTTTACTGATGGCTTAACAAACTTAACTGTTTGACCTTTGTCGTTGATATCAGCATGTGTTGTAACAATTTTTCCGTCTTTCAGTACATCTTCGAATACTACTACTTCTTTTTCTTCTAAGCCAGTTGCATCAAATGTGAAGTCTAATGTAATAGAACCATTTGCTTCTTTTGGTGTAAACTTAGTTTCAGCTGTTACTTCTTTACCATTTACAACTAATGGTTTATTAGTTTCTTTATCCATTAATTTACCTTTTAAAGTGTACTCTTTACCTACTTGTAGGTCTTTGTATTCCACTTTATCTTGGATTGTTACAGACTTAAAAGTGTGCATTTCTTTTGTACCATCGGTTTTATCAGTAGCTGTTGTTTTTACTGATGGAATCTTTTCATCTTTGACAATATGTTTAATGATTTGACCATTCTCTTTGATCTCAAAAGAGAACGTTTCTTCATTTAATACATAACCTTTTGGTGCAACAGTTTCCTTATATGTATATTTTCCAAATGGTAACTTTTCAAACTTCGCGATACCTTTATCGTCTGTTTTTCCTTTTACTACTTCTTTCCCTGCTTCATTATAAATTGTAAACTCTGTATTTGGAAGTTTGTTGTTTCCATCAGCTACATCAACTTTTGTAATTTCTAGATCACCTTTAATAAGATGATTGACTGCCAATAGCTCAATAATTTTTCCGTGTTCCTTTATTTCGAACACAATTGGTTCTGTAATAAGAACATAACCATTTGGAGAGGCCTTTTCTACAAATGAATATTTACCATACGCTAAATCTTTGACGTTAACTTCACCATTTTTATCTGTCTTATATTCTCCAATTACTTTCCCACTTGCATCTTTTAGCTCGAATACTGCACCTTCTAATTTCTTGCTGATATCTTCATTATCTACTTTTAGTAATTTTACACTACCTTTCACTTCGGTATTTTCCACTGTAAAAGTAAGTGTTTTATTGTGCTCTTTAATTTCAAAAGGATACTTTGTTTTATTTCCAATATATCCATTAGGTGTTTTTGTCTCTACGAAATAATACTTACCATACGTAAGACCTTCAACGTTTGCAATTCCATTTTCTTTTGTTACTACTTTTTTCACTTCTTTTCCATCTTCAGTGAAGACTGTGAATTCAACATTTGGTAAAACCTTACCTGAATCACTAAGTTTTTTAATTTCGATGTTACCTTTTACTTTGTTGTTTACTACTTGAACAGCTCCTGTTTCCCCTGTCTTAACTTCAATAGTTTGTGGTTTATCACCTGAAACATAACCTGTTGGTGCTTTAATTTCTTTTATTGTATAAGTACCAATTGGTAGGTTATTTAATTCTGCAATGCCATCAGCACCAGTAGTAATGTTTCCAACTGATTCATTATTTGTATTAAAAACTTCAAAAACTGCACCAGCTAAAACTTCCCCATTTTCTCCAACCTTTTTAATTTTTAAAGAACCATTAGCTTCCCAATTTACTGCAAGGTCACTACTAAGCTTCTCCTCGTTTCTTTCTAGTAGTACTGTAGCATTCTGAACAGTATCAGTACCGCGATAAGCAATAGCTTGAACTTTAGTTAAATTTGCAGCAACACTTAGATTAAATTCACCTGTTGTTGTATCTTTAGGAATTTGGATACGGAATTTTTCCCCAACTGAAAGCTGATCTTTCACTTCTCCATTTTCACTAACAATTTTAACTCCATTAGGTGCATTTTTCGATAATACCTTATAAGAACCACTCTTAGCATTTGTTTGTACTGTGTATAGGTTTGTTTCAAAGAACTCACCTTTTAATTCTGCTTTCTGCTTTTCAGCAGGAATTACATTCATAAAGATTTCTTGTGTATCTTCACTTCTATTAGCACCATCAATAATAGCTTTAGCTGCTTTTTCAACATTCTTATTCATATGCTTTAATTCATTTACATCAAGTTGACCTAAAGCATTCCAAACAGCAAGTTGTGTTGCATAATGTGCCTCATTTTTATTCTCGACACCCAACTGTTCTGCACTTTTTTGTGGATAACCATTTAATAATACTCTATATACAACATTATCTGTCTTCCCCATTTCGGGTAGGTCTTCCCCATTCGGTGATTTTAATCCAAGAGTTAAGCAATAAGCAATTTGACCACTTGAATTTTTGATAATTTCAGTTCGGATATCCTTTCCTAAACTGTTGCTATAACTCCAGTTCATTGAATACTTTTCATGCGTCATTACCTCCGCACTTGCATTCGGTAGAAACACATTAAAGAATAATGCTAGTACTGATAATAATGCAAAAACTCTTTTAACAACTCTTTTCCCCAATTTTAAAACCTCCCTAGATAAAATGACCCTGATGTATTATTCAAATATTTAAAATAATCACAACGAAGATATTTCATATTATAAGACATAAAGTTACAAATATTATATTATTTTTACAAATTATTTATTTTCTCAACATCCATTACAAATTATGATATTAAAATATATAATTTAATAAAAGTAACAATATTCGGGATACCTTAACAAAATTAGAAGCTGGGTAAAATACTAGAATAACAGTAGTTGAAGTACGGAAACGATTCTGGGTATGAAGGACCACTAAAAAGATATTTTAATATGTAAACAGATATTTTCAGCTTGAATATAAGGATTAATAATGAAATTTTATTGCATTTACACCTGCATTGTTTATATCAAAGATAGTAAATTATGTTATTATAGGATTTTTTCTATTAGTTTACTGGAAATTTGCA
It encodes:
- a CDS encoding VaFE repeat-containing surface-anchored protein; amino-acid sequence: MGKRVVKRVFALLSVLALFFNVFLPNASAEVMTHEKYSMNWSYSNSLGKDIRTEIIKNSSGQIAYCLTLGLKSPNGEDLPEMGKTDNVVYRVLLNGYPQKSAEQLGVENKNEAHYATQLAVWNALGQLDVNELKHMNKNVEKAAKAIIDGANRSEDTQEIFMNVIPAEKQKAELKGEFFETNLYTVQTNAKSGSYKVLSKNAPNGVKIVSENGEVKDQLSVGEKFRIQIPKDTTTGEFNLSVAANLTKVQAIAYRGTDTVQNATVLLERNEEKLSSDLAVNWEANGSLKIKKVGENGEVLAGAVFEVFNTNNESVGNITTGADGIAELNNLPIGTYTIKEIKAPTGYVSGDKPQTIEVKTGETGAVQVVNNKVKGNIEIKKLSDSGKVLPNVEFTVFTEDGKEVKKVVTKENGIANVEGLTYGKYYFVETKTPNGYIGNKTKYPFEIKEHNKTLTFTVENTEVKGSVKLLKVDNEDISKKLEGAVFELKDASGKVIGEYKTDKNGEVNVKDLAYGKYSFVEKASPNGYVLITEPIVFEIKEHGKIIELLAVNHLIKGDLEITKVDVADGNNKLPNTEFTIYNEAGKEVVKGKTDDKGIAKFEKLPFGKYTYKETVAPKGYVLNEETFSFEIKENGQIIKHIVKDEKIPSVKTTATDKTDGTKEMHTFKSVTIQDKVEYKDLQVGKEYTLKGKLMDKETNKPLVVNGKEVTAETKFTPKEANGSITLDFTFDATGLEEKEVVVFEDVLKDGKIVTTHADINDKGQTVKFVKPSVKTTATNKADGGKEIHANDSITIQDKVEYTNLVVGKEYTVKGKLMNKAINKPLLIDGKEVTAETKFTAKEKNGFVTLDFTLVGAEQQGREVVVFEDLLHEGQVIATHADINDKGQTVRFVEPSIKTTATNKVDGSKELDASKSVTIQDKVEYKDLIVGKEYVVKGKLMDKATNKPLLVDGKEVTVESKFTAKEKNGSITLDFTFNASALQGKEVVVFEELYQDNVLVAIHVDIKDKGQTVKFKEVKPEQPKPEQPQPDKNTPTSEKPQPKKESESKIGLLPQTGTNLTSWVSIAAGALLLLVGGVIFLKRKNA